A genomic window from Anticarsia gemmatalis isolate Benzon Research Colony breed Stoneville strain chromosome 22, ilAntGemm2 primary, whole genome shotgun sequence includes:
- the LOC142982671 gene encoding uncharacterized protein LOC142982671, with product MAKYNYLHLAIYLLNVVCCFCYVNFEIFRGFDQYRNYTKAPVPFDPYYVPISSLDVANLSNYTNATNLNETVRTNTTNPTYIDLRPLKVKLKNFTKICKETEKPISLGAYEVPTQRDLVLFTKRTLLKMFNTYHEKTLMLLKDIHKAARAAHEYVKHCVAQSRLPYRNCIKMISRKCIIIVKGLVQTMELQKQAVSDLIEETTCNMTDMETDPIQLIKTLAMDEASLEFALPAFLRLIGGCSAHCSSLSAVQQASVRPTRHMTDQDLVIRHFLTRKNYIQLIKDSDAHVSGSKNAALVNWMHSAHS from the exons Atggcaaaatataattatttac ATCTTgcaatttacttattaaatgttGTGTGCTGTTTCTGTTACGTGAACTTCGAGATATTCAGAGGTTTCGATCAATATAGGAACTATACCAAAGCTCCTGTTCCATTCGACCCGTATTATGTACCAATTAGCTCCCTAGACGTTGCCAATCTTAGTAATTATACAAATGCAACTAATTTAAATGAA acggTCAGAACGAATACAACCAACCCAACCTACATAGATTTGCGGCCTTTAAAAGTGAAACTGAAGAATTTTACGAAGATATGTAAAGAGACAGAGAAGCCTATAAGTTTGGGTGCCTACGAGGTGCCAACACAACGCGACCTCGTGTTGTTCACTAAAAGAACtttgttgaaaatgtttaacACTTATCACGAGAAAACACTGATGCTACTTAAAGATATTCATAAG GCGGCAAGAGCTGCGCACGAATATGTAAAGCATTGTGTTGCTCAAAGCAGGTTACCGTACAGGAATTGTATAAAGATGATCAGTAGAAAATGCATAATCATTGTCAAAGGCCTGGTCCAGACGATGGAGCTTCAAAAACAAGCTGTTTCTGACTTGATAGAG GAAACAACATGCAACATGACAGACATGGAGACTGACCcgatacaattaataaaaacacttgCTATGGACGAGGCCTCACTGGAATTCGCATTACCAGCCTTCTTACGACTAATTGGCGGATGTTCTGCTCATTGTTCTAG CCTTTCTGCCGTGCAACAAGCAAGTGTTCGTCCTACGCGACATATGACCGATCAAGATTTAGTTATAAGACATTTCCTTACAAGAAAAAACTACATCCAACTTATCAAGGACTCTGACGCACATGTGTCAGGATCGAAGAATGCAGCTCTTGTAAACTGGATGCATTCCGCGCATTCGTAG
- the LOC142982673 gene encoding dynein axonemal assembly factor 19: protein MDKPLSAEDFAAMEDQLKGSVEEDRKYWRVNDVKCDAIYTARTYEEFADRVAAAHLRPLVKQDFKNKSNRSWNQYASNEKTSNE, encoded by the exons ATGGACAAGCCCCTGAGTGCCGAAGACTTTGCGGCTATGGAGGATCAGCTCAAGGGTAGCGTGGAGGAAGACAGGAAGTACTGGAGAGTGAACGATGTTAAATGTGACGCTATCTACACAGCTAGGACCTATGAGGAGTTTGC AGATCGCGTGGCAGCCGCTCACCTACGGCCTTTGGTTAAGCAAGACTTTAAGAACAAGAGCAATCGTAGCTGGAACCAGTACGCAAGTAACGAAAAGACTTCTAATGAATAA